One window of the Streptomyces sp. NBC_00259 genome contains the following:
- a CDS encoding biotin-dependent carboxyltransferase family protein translates to MTDRALAVVRAGALTTVQDLGRPGYAHLGVPRSGALDPAALRLVNRLVGNPRDAAVLETTLTGCAVRPRSAVTVAVGGAPCPVRVEGRPVAWGAPVRVGAGQLLEVGGAVRGVRSYVAFAGGVAADPVLGSRSTDLLSGLGPPPLADGVVLPLGLPAGPAGRLDGSPWPGPPAELVLRVRLGPRDDWFTDTALRTLSTGAYRVSAASNRIGLRTEGPPLERSVRAELPSEGMVLGAVQVPPDGRPVVFLADHPTTGGYPVVAVVREPDLAAAAQAVPGTPVRFVPVR, encoded by the coding sequence ATGACCGACCGTGCCCTCGCGGTGGTACGGGCAGGGGCGCTGACGACCGTGCAGGACCTGGGCCGGCCCGGGTACGCGCACCTCGGCGTACCGCGCTCCGGTGCGCTCGATCCGGCTGCGCTGCGCCTGGTCAACCGGCTCGTCGGCAACCCCCGGGACGCGGCGGTGCTGGAGACCACGCTCACCGGCTGCGCGGTGCGGCCGCGGAGTGCCGTGACCGTGGCGGTCGGCGGGGCACCGTGCCCGGTGCGGGTCGAGGGCCGCCCGGTGGCCTGGGGCGCGCCGGTGCGGGTCGGAGCCGGTCAGCTGCTGGAGGTGGGCGGCGCGGTGCGCGGCGTACGGAGCTATGTGGCGTTCGCCGGGGGCGTCGCGGCCGATCCGGTGCTGGGCAGCCGGTCGACGGATCTGCTGTCCGGGCTCGGACCGCCGCCGCTGGCCGACGGCGTGGTGCTTCCGCTGGGCCTGCCCGCCGGCCCGGCCGGGCGCCTCGACGGCTCACCGTGGCCCGGGCCGCCGGCCGAGCTGGTGCTGCGGGTGCGGCTCGGCCCACGCGACGACTGGTTCACGGACACCGCCCTGCGGACGCTGAGCACCGGTGCGTACCGGGTGTCGGCGGCGAGCAACCGCATCGGGCTGCGCACGGAGGGGCCGCCGCTGGAGCGTTCCGTCCGGGCCGAACTGCCCAGCGAGGGCATGGTGCTGGGTGCGGTCCAGGTCCCGCCGGACGGCAGGCCCGTGGTGTTCCTCGCCGATCACCCGACGACCGGCGGCTATCCGGTCGTGGCCGTCGTGCGCGAACCGGACCTCGCGGCGGCGGCGCAGGCCGTGCCGGGAACGCCGGTGCGGTTCGTGCCCGTGCGGTAG